One genomic region from Cetobacterium sp. 8H encodes:
- the infB gene encoding translation initiation factor IF-2 yields the protein MKIRVHELAKMYGIANKEFLDILNNIGIEVHSNLAGLTKEQEDIVSDHFAHIDDVVSNSAYIEEETMKNNIDLQEADDFLVDDHSTSKKKKNNNKNKTENSNTDSKSKKKKKGRRADFVVKKAEQGPEIIEEDGMKIIKIRGEITLGEFADRLGVGSSEIIKKLFLKGQMLTINSPISFELAEELAMEYDALVEMEEEVELDFGDKFDLEIVDKSEDLIERAPVITIMGHVDHGKTSLLDAIRTTTVASGEAGGITQKIGAYQITKPTGKITFVDTPGHEAFTDMRARGAQVTDIAILVVAADDGVMPQTIEALSHAKAAHVPIIVAINKIDKPEANAMRVKQELMEHGLVSVEWGGDTEFVEVSAKAKLNLDTLLDTILITAEILELKANPKKRAKGIVLESRLDPKVGPIADVLIQEGTLKIGEVIVAGECMGKVRALVNDLGQKVQTATVSQPIEIIGFNEVPSAGDTFYVIQNEQHAKRIVEEMTKERKISEVTRKTISLESLSQQMDSANIKELNLILRADSRGSVEALRDSLLKLSTDEVAVNIMQAASGAITESDVKLAEASNAIIIGFNVRPTTNALKEADSNGVEIRTSNIIYHIIEDIEKALTGMLDPEFRENYSGRIEIKKVFKVSKVGNIAGCVVVDGKVRKDSNIRILRNGVVVYEGKLSTLKRYKDDAKEVVAGQECGLGIENFNDIKEGDIVEAFDIIEVKRTLK from the coding sequence ATGAAAATAAGAGTACACGAACTAGCTAAAATGTATGGTATTGCAAACAAAGAGTTTTTAGATATTTTAAATAATATTGGAATTGAGGTACACTCAAATCTTGCAGGGTTGACTAAAGAACAGGAAGATATAGTTTCTGATCATTTCGCCCACATTGATGATGTTGTTTCTAATAGCGCTTATATCGAGGAGGAAACAATGAAAAATAATATTGATTTACAAGAAGCGGATGATTTTTTAGTAGACGATCATTCAACTTCAAAGAAAAAGAAAAATAATAACAAAAATAAAACAGAAAATAGTAATACAGATTCAAAATCTAAGAAAAAGAAAAAAGGTAGAAGAGCAGATTTCGTTGTTAAGAAAGCTGAGCAAGGACCTGAAATTATTGAAGAAGATGGAATGAAAATAATCAAAATCAGAGGAGAAATCACTCTTGGTGAGTTCGCTGATAGACTTGGTGTAGGAAGTTCTGAAATAATTAAAAAACTTTTCTTAAAAGGACAAATGCTTACAATAAACAGTCCAATATCTTTTGAATTAGCTGAAGAGTTAGCTATGGAATATGACGCTTTAGTTGAAATGGAAGAAGAAGTAGAATTAGATTTCGGAGATAAGTTTGATCTAGAAATTGTTGATAAATCTGAGGATCTTATTGAAAGAGCCCCTGTTATAACAATCATGGGACACGTTGACCACGGTAAAACATCTCTATTAGACGCTATCAGAACTACAACTGTAGCTTCAGGAGAGGCTGGAGGAATCACTCAAAAGATTGGAGCTTACCAAATCACTAAACCAACTGGAAAAATCACTTTCGTTGATACTCCTGGTCACGAGGCGTTTACTGATATGAGAGCGAGAGGAGCACAAGTTACTGATATCGCTATCCTTGTTGTTGCTGCTGATGATGGTGTAATGCCACAAACAATAGAAGCTTTATCACATGCTAAAGCTGCTCATGTGCCAATTATTGTTGCTATCAACAAAATTGATAAACCTGAAGCTAATGCTATGAGAGTTAAGCAAGAACTTATGGAGCACGGATTAGTTTCTGTTGAGTGGGGAGGAGACACTGAGTTTGTTGAAGTATCAGCTAAAGCTAAGTTAAACCTTGATACTCTACTTGATACAATCTTAATTACAGCTGAAATTTTAGAGCTTAAAGCTAACCCTAAAAAGAGAGCTAAGGGTATCGTTCTTGAGTCTAGACTAGATCCTAAAGTTGGACCTATCGCTGACGTTCTTATCCAAGAAGGAACTTTAAAAATTGGAGAGGTTATCGTTGCTGGTGAATGTATGGGTAAAGTTAGAGCTTTAGTTAATGACTTAGGTCAAAAAGTTCAAACTGCAACTGTTTCTCAACCAATAGAAATTATTGGATTTAATGAAGTACCTTCTGCTGGAGATACTTTCTATGTTATTCAAAATGAGCAACACGCTAAAAGAATTGTTGAAGAGATGACAAAAGAGAGAAAGATTTCTGAAGTTACTAGAAAAACTATATCTCTAGAATCACTATCTCAACAAATGGATAGCGCTAACATAAAAGAGCTTAACCTAATCTTAAGAGCTGATTCAAGAGGTTCAGTTGAAGCTTTAAGAGACTCATTATTAAAACTTTCTACTGACGAAGTTGCAGTTAACATTATGCAAGCTGCTTCTGGAGCAATTACAGAGAGTGACGTTAAACTTGCTGAAGCTTCAAATGCTATCATCATTGGATTTAACGTAAGACCTACTACAAATGCTTTAAAAGAAGCTGATTCTAACGGTGTTGAAATCAGAACTTCTAACATTATTTACCATATCATAGAAGATATCGAAAAAGCTCTAACAGGTATGTTAGATCCTGAATTCAGAGAAAACTACTCTGGAAGAATCGAAATCAAAAAAGTATTCAAAGTATCTAAAGTTGGAAACATCGCTGGATGTGTTGTTGTTGATGGTAAGGTTAGAAAAGATTCTAATATTAGAATACTTAGAAATGGAGTTGTTGTTTACGAAGGTAAATTAAGCACTCTAAAGAGATACAAAGACGATGCTAAAGAAGTAGTTGCTGGTCAAGAATGTGGATTAGGAATCGAAAACTTTAATGATATTAAAGAAGGAGATATCGTTGAGGCATTCGATATAATCGAAGTTAAAAGAACTTTAAAGTAG
- a CDS encoding DUF448 domain-containing protein: MDNHSPERTCVVCREKKDKSDLFRIAKISENNYSFDEKQKMQTRAIYVCKTHECIKRISKNKKYSLKIEDLLSMVNLLKKQSKDYLNILKAMKNSEHLAFGINMVMDEIEHIHFLIIAEDISEKNDKKLITKAKELNIPYAHFGNKTQLGEIFNKDEVNVIAIKNKKVARGLVD; the protein is encoded by the coding sequence ATGGATAATCACTCTCCTGAAAGAACTTGTGTAGTTTGTAGAGAAAAAAAAGACAAAAGCGATCTATTTAGAATCGCTAAAATAAGCGAAAACAACTATTCGTTTGATGAAAAGCAAAAAATGCAGACTAGAGCTATCTATGTTTGCAAAACACATGAATGTATTAAAAGAATTTCAAAAAATAAAAAATATAGCCTAAAAATAGAGGACTTACTTTCTATGGTGAATCTTCTTAAAAAGCAATCTAAAGATTACCTAAATATTTTAAAGGCAATGAAAAACTCTGAACACTTAGCATTCGGGATCAATATGGTTATGGATGAGATAGAACATATTCATTTTTTAATTATCGCAGAAGATATCAGCGAAAAAAATGATAAAAAACTAATTACAAAAGCTAAGGAATTAAATATTCCTTATGCACATTTTGGGAATAAGACACAATTGGGTGAAATATTCAACAAAGATGAAGTCAACGTTATTGCTATAAAAAATAAAAAAGTGGCAAGGGGATTGGTAGATTAG
- the nusA gene encoding transcription termination factor NusA, with the protein MRSKDGKIFLEALEQLEKEKGINKESLLEAVEQAMLAAYKKHYGEEENVEVEINRSTGEVKVFEIKTVVTSEDLYDAALEVSVEDAAEAGHRRVKLGDVIKLEVNCEEFRRNAIQNGKQIVIQKVREAERQNIFDKFKVKEHDIMTGIIRRIDEKRNIFIEFDGCEAILATAEQSPADVYRVGERIKVYVAEVEKTNKFPKIIISRKNEGLLRKLFELEIPEITDGVIEIKSVAREAGSRAKVAVYSSDENIDTVGACIGQKGLRIRNIVNELNGEKIDIVVWKEDIEEFVSAVLSPAKVISVEVLEEGTTARVLVENSQLSLAIGKNGQNARLAAKLTGMRVDIKTVESFNDEENHG; encoded by the coding sequence ATGAGAAGTAAAGACGGAAAGATTTTTTTAGAGGCTCTTGAGCAACTAGAAAAAGAAAAAGGAATTAATAAAGAAAGTCTTCTTGAAGCAGTTGAACAAGCTATGCTTGCTGCATATAAAAAACACTATGGTGAAGAAGAGAATGTTGAGGTTGAAATCAACAGATCTACTGGTGAAGTAAAGGTTTTTGAAATAAAAACTGTTGTTACATCTGAAGATTTATACGATGCTGCTTTAGAGGTTTCTGTAGAGGATGCTGCTGAAGCTGGGCACAGAAGAGTTAAACTTGGAGACGTAATTAAACTTGAAGTTAATTGTGAAGAATTTAGAAGAAATGCTATTCAAAATGGTAAACAAATAGTAATACAAAAAGTTAGGGAAGCTGAAAGACAAAACATCTTTGATAAATTCAAAGTTAAAGAGCACGATATAATGACTGGAATCATCAGAAGAATTGATGAGAAAAGAAATATCTTTATTGAGTTTGATGGATGCGAAGCTATTCTAGCTACTGCTGAGCAGTCTCCTGCAGATGTTTATAGAGTTGGAGAAAGAATCAAGGTTTATGTTGCTGAAGTAGAAAAAACAAATAAATTCCCTAAAATCATCATTTCTAGAAAAAATGAAGGACTTCTAAGAAAATTATTTGAATTAGAAATTCCAGAAATTACAGATGGAGTTATTGAAATTAAATCTGTTGCTAGAGAAGCTGGTTCTAGAGCAAAAGTTGCTGTTTATTCATCTGATGAGAACATCGATACTGTTGGAGCATGTATAGGGCAAAAAGGATTAAGAATTAGAAACATCGTTAACGAATTAAATGGGGAAAAAATTGATATCGTAGTTTGGAAAGAGGATATTGAAGAGTTTGTTTCAGCTGTTCTAAGTCCGGCTAAAGTTATCAGTGTTGAAGTTCTTGAAGAAGGAACTACTGCTAGAGTACTAGTTGAAAATTCTCAACTTTCTTTAGCTATCGGTAAAAACGGACAAAATGCAAGACTTGCTGCTAAATTAACAGGTATGAGAGTAGATATTAAAACTGTTGAATCTTTTAATGACGAGGAAAATCATGGATAA
- the rimP gene encoding ribosome maturation factor RimP: MEQTLLNIEKVVLPAVEKRGLDLVDLEYIQEGGYLYVRVFIEKEDGDITLEDCGGLSNDIDEKVDALITHKFFLEVSSPGVERPLKKEKDFVRFIGETIKVSLKHKLNDNKNFEGILENFQDETLFLNVKGEVLEIPFKEIKKSNIVFDFSDI; encoded by the coding sequence ATGGAACAAACTCTTTTAAACATAGAAAAAGTTGTTTTACCTGCTGTTGAAAAAAGAGGTCTAGACCTTGTTGATTTAGAGTATATCCAAGAAGGTGGATACCTTTACGTTCGTGTTTTTATAGAAAAAGAGGACGGAGATATAACTCTTGAAGATTGTGGAGGATTAAGTAATGACATCGATGAAAAAGTTGATGCACTTATTACACATAAATTTTTCTTAGAGGTTTCTTCTCCTGGAGTAGAAAGACCTTTGAAAAAAGAAAAAGACTTTGTTAGATTTATAGGCGAAACAATTAAAGTAAGTTTAAAACATAAACTTAATGATAATAAAAACTTTGAAGGAATTCTTGAGAACTTCCAAGATGAAACACTATTTCTTAACGTAAAAGGCGAAGTTTTAGAAATCCCTTTCAAAGAGATAAAAAAATCAAATATTGTCTTTGATTTTAGTGATATTTAA
- the glmS gene encoding methylaspartate mutase subunit S has translation MKNGKKVVIGVIGSDCHAVGNKIIHHVLETNGFEVVNIGVLSPQIDFINAAVETKADAIIVSSLYGHGELDCQGMREKCEEAGLKDIVLYVGGNIVVGKQDWTDVESRFKAMGFNRVYRPGTPIEITTEHLKADLGI, from the coding sequence ATGAAAAATGGTAAAAAAGTAGTAATTGGTGTAATTGGATCTGACTGTCATGCAGTAGGGAACAAAATAATTCACCATGTATTAGAGACTAACGGATTTGAAGTAGTTAATATTGGAGTTCTTTCTCCACAAATTGACTTTATAAATGCGGCTGTTGAAACTAAAGCGGATGCAATAATTGTTTCTTCTTTATACGGACATGGAGAGTTAGATTGTCAAGGTATGAGAGAGAAATGTGAAGAAGCTGGATTAAAGGACATCGTTCTTTATGTTGGTGGAAATATAGTTGTTGGAAAGCAAGATTGGACAGATGTAGAATCAAGATTTAAAGCTATGGGATTCAACAGAGTTTATAGACCTGGAACTCCAATCGAAATTACAACTGAGCATTTAAAAGCTGACTTAGGAATTTAA
- the glmL gene encoding methylaspartate mutase accessory protein GlmL has translation MKCYLTIDFGSTYTKLTAIDVAGERILATAKDITTVEDDIMIGFDNAYRKLVNRIEKELPISQVEFVDKIACSSAAGGLKMVAIGLVPELTAEAAKKAALGAGARVIKTYSYELNSHEMLEIKNSAVDIILLAGGTDGGNKECIIHNAKLIVEHNIDKPVVVAGNKAASDEVERIFAESNIDYYLAENVMPKINKLNVEPAREEIRKVFMNKIIEAKGMKKAEDFISGILMPTPAAVLKAAEVLSEGTDDEDGIGDLIIVDIGGATTDIHSIGKGDPTKAGVLLKGLEDPFAKRTVEGDLGMRYSAISLLEAGGTRKIRAYLNDIDKQWDVKGMCNYRHDHIKMVPQTKEEILFDEAMAKVATELSMTRHCGVLECIYTPMGTMFNQTGKDLLNAPYIIGTGGVIVHSENPRGILEAGKFNPAEPIHLKPENPKFMVDKTYILSSMGLLAQSNPDLAVKIMKKYLIEV, from the coding sequence ATGAAGTGTTATCTAACTATTGACTTTGGAAGTACATATACTAAGTTAACGGCAATAGATGTAGCAGGGGAAAGAATACTTGCAACTGCTAAGGATATAACAACAGTTGAAGATGATATAATGATAGGTTTTGATAATGCTTATAGAAAACTTGTAAATAGAATAGAAAAAGAACTTCCTATTTCACAAGTTGAATTTGTTGACAAAATCGCATGTTCATCAGCAGCAGGTGGATTGAAAATGGTTGCAATCGGATTGGTTCCAGAACTGACTGCTGAGGCAGCTAAAAAGGCGGCTTTAGGGGCAGGAGCAAGAGTTATAAAAACTTATTCTTATGAGTTGAATTCTCATGAGATGCTAGAGATTAAAAACTCGGCAGTAGATATAATTCTTCTAGCTGGAGGAACTGATGGTGGAAATAAAGAGTGCATAATTCACAATGCAAAATTAATAGTTGAGCACAACATAGATAAGCCTGTAGTAGTAGCTGGAAATAAAGCTGCATCAGATGAAGTTGAAAGAATATTCGCTGAATCTAACATAGATTACTATCTAGCAGAAAATGTAATGCCAAAGATTAACAAGCTAAATGTTGAACCAGCACGTGAAGAGATAAGAAAAGTTTTTATGAATAAAATTATAGAAGCTAAAGGAATGAAAAAGGCAGAAGATTTCATAAGTGGAATTTTAATGCCAACTCCAGCGGCAGTTTTAAAGGCAGCAGAAGTTCTTTCAGAAGGAACTGATGATGAGGATGGAATAGGAGATTTAATAATAGTTGATATTGGTGGTGCAACTACCGATATCCACTCTATTGGAAAGGGAGATCCTACTAAAGCGGGTGTATTATTAAAAGGACTTGAAGATCCGTTTGCAAAAAGAACTGTTGAAGGTGATTTAGGAATGAGATACTCAGCTATTTCACTTTTAGAAGCAGGAGGAACAAGAAAAATAAGAGCATATTTAAATGATATAGATAAGCAGTGGGATGTAAAAGGGATGTGTAACTATAGACATGATCATATAAAGATGGTTCCTCAGACTAAAGAGGAAATATTGTTTGATGAGGCCATGGCAAAAGTTGCAACAGAACTGTCAATGACAAGACATTGCGGAGTTTTAGAGTGTATCTATACTCCTATGGGAACAATGTTTAATCAAACAGGGAAAGACCTTTTAAACGCTCCTTACATAATAGGAACAGGGGGAGTTATCGTTCATAGTGAAAATCCGAGAGGAATTTTAGAAGCTGGTAAGTTTAACCCAGCAGAACCGATACATTTAAAACCTGAGAATCCAAAGTTTATGGTGGATAAGACATATATCTTATCTTCTATGGGATTATTAGCTCAGTCAAACCCTGATTTAGCAGTAAAAATAATGAAAAAATATCTAATTGAAGTATAG
- a CDS encoding methylaspartate mutase subunit E: MNLKFRRWTDEEFFKVREEVLKQWPTGADVDLEEAVAYHKALPEHKNFAKKLIDAKAKNITLAQPRAGVALIEQHIELLNFLDKEGGADLLPSTIDSYTRQNKYENCEKGIEESKKAGRSLLNGFPGVNHGVKGCREVVEAVNLPLQLRHGTPDARLLSEIMLAAGFTSNEGGGISYNIPYAKSVTLEQTIRDWQYNDRLVGWYEEQGVSINREPFGPLTGTLVPPSVSNAVQIIECLLAAEQGVKNITLGYGQCGNLVQDVAAVRSMMEQAEEYCKEFGYENMQLTSVFHQWMGGFPEDEAKAFGVISNGASAAALAGATKVIVKTPHEAIGVPTKEANAMGIRATKMVLNLLKGQKLPNSEEVQFEKDMIKKEVKQIIDKVLELGNGDLAVGTVKAFEQGVLDIPFAPSKYNAGKMLPARDNSGMIRYLNAGNLPLSEDIKAFHLAKLQERADFEGREISFQMTVDDIFAVGKGNLIGRPEAK; encoded by the coding sequence ATGAATTTAAAATTTAGAAGATGGACTGATGAGGAGTTCTTTAAAGTAAGAGAAGAGGTATTAAAGCAGTGGCCAACAGGAGCGGATGTTGATCTAGAAGAGGCAGTAGCTTACCACAAAGCTTTACCAGAGCACAAGAACTTCGCTAAAAAGTTAATAGATGCAAAAGCTAAAAACATAACATTAGCACAACCAAGAGCAGGAGTTGCTTTAATCGAGCAACACATTGAGTTATTAAACTTCCTAGATAAAGAAGGTGGAGCAGATTTATTACCTTCTACTATCGATTCATATACTAGACAAAACAAGTATGAGAACTGTGAAAAAGGAATAGAAGAGTCTAAAAAAGCTGGAAGATCTTTACTTAACGGATTCCCAGGTGTAAACCATGGAGTTAAAGGGTGTAGAGAGGTTGTTGAAGCTGTAAACTTACCATTACAATTAAGACACGGAACTCCTGATGCTAGACTTTTATCTGAGATAATGTTAGCAGCTGGATTTACATCAAACGAGGGTGGAGGAATTTCTTATAACATTCCTTATGCTAAATCAGTAACTCTTGAGCAAACAATCAGAGACTGGCAATATAACGATAGACTAGTTGGATGGTACGAAGAGCAAGGAGTTTCTATCAATAGAGAGCCGTTTGGACCATTAACTGGAACATTAGTTCCTCCATCAGTATCAAATGCTGTTCAAATCATCGAGTGTTTATTAGCTGCTGAGCAAGGAGTTAAAAATATCACTTTAGGATACGGACAATGTGGAAACTTAGTACAAGACGTTGCTGCAGTAAGATCTATGATGGAGCAAGCTGAAGAGTACTGTAAAGAGTTCGGATACGAAAATATGCAATTAACTTCTGTATTCCACCAATGGATGGGAGGATTCCCAGAAGATGAGGCTAAAGCGTTTGGAGTTATATCAAACGGAGCATCTGCTGCTGCTTTAGCTGGAGCTACAAAAGTAATCGTAAAAACTCCTCATGAGGCAATTGGAGTACCTACAAAAGAAGCTAACGCTATGGGAATTAGAGCAACTAAAATGGTTCTAAACCTATTAAAAGGACAAAAATTACCAAACTCTGAAGAAGTTCAATTCGAAAAAGATATGATAAAGAAAGAAGTTAAGCAAATTATCGATAAAGTACTTGAGTTAGGAAACGGAGACTTAGCAGTAGGAACTGTTAAAGCATTCGAGCAAGGAGTATTAGATATTCCATTCGCACCATCTAAGTACAATGCAGGAAAAATGTTACCAGCAAGAGATAACAGCGGAATGATCAGATACTTAAACGCAGGTAATTTACCATTATCTGAAGATATCAAAGCTTTCCACCTTGCTAAATTACAAGAAAGAGCAGATTTCGAAGGAAGAGAAATAAGCTTCCAAATGACAGTAGATGATATCTTTGCTGTTGGAAAAGGAAACTTAATCGGAAGACCTGAAGCTAAGTAA
- a CDS encoding methylaspartate ammonia-lyase — MRIVDVVCSAGKTGFYFDDQRAIKSGAGHDGFAYVGEPVTEGFNSIRQAGESISVQLILEDGQVAYGDCAAVQYSGAGGRDPLFLAKDFIPVIEKEIAPKLIGRELDNFKSLAEEFDSMLIDGKRMHTAIRYGITQSLLDAVAKTRKVTMAEVIQKDYNTGLEITKRPIFTQSGDNRYENADKMIIKSADVLPHALINHVETKLGKNGELLLEYVGWLRDRIIHLRDSEDYTPILHIDVYGTIGAAFDCDTTKMADYLGTLVEAAKPFKLRIEGPMDVEDRDKQIEALAALTAEVDARNMGIELVADEWCNTYEDIKAFADAKAGHVVQIKTPDLGGVNNIADAILYCNKVGIGSYSGGTCNETNRSAEVTTNIAMACGALQVLAKPGMGVDEGFMIVFNEMSRVEALVNRRK, encoded by the coding sequence ATGAGAATAGTTGATGTAGTATGTTCAGCAGGAAAAACAGGTTTCTATTTTGATGACCAGAGAGCTATAAAAAGTGGAGCAGGACATGATGGATTTGCTTATGTTGGAGAGCCAGTAACTGAAGGGTTCAATTCAATAAGACAAGCTGGAGAGTCAATCTCTGTACAATTAATTTTAGAAGATGGACAAGTAGCATACGGAGACTGCGCTGCAGTTCAATACTCAGGTGCGGGAGGAAGAGATCCATTATTCCTAGCTAAAGATTTCATTCCAGTAATCGAGAAAGAAATCGCTCCAAAATTAATAGGAAGAGAATTAGATAACTTCAAATCATTAGCTGAAGAGTTCGACTCTATGTTAATCGATGGAAAAAGAATGCATACTGCTATAAGATACGGAATAACTCAATCATTATTAGATGCTGTTGCTAAAACAAGAAAAGTAACTATGGCTGAAGTTATCCAAAAAGACTATAATACAGGTTTAGAGATCACTAAGAGACCTATATTCACTCAATCAGGAGATAACAGATATGAAAATGCTGATAAAATGATCATCAAATCAGCAGACGTATTACCTCATGCACTAATCAACCACGTTGAGACTAAATTAGGTAAAAACGGAGAGTTATTACTTGAGTATGTTGGATGGTTAAGAGATAGAATAATCCACTTAAGAGATTCTGAGGATTATACTCCAATTCTTCATATAGATGTATACGGAACAATCGGAGCTGCTTTTGATTGTGATACTACAAAAATGGCTGACTACTTAGGAACATTAGTAGAAGCTGCTAAGCCGTTCAAATTAAGAATCGAAGGTCCTATGGACGTTGAGGATAGAGATAAGCAAATCGAAGCTTTAGCTGCTTTAACTGCTGAAGTAGATGCAAGAAACATGGGAATCGAGTTAGTTGCTGACGAGTGGTGTAACACTTACGAGGACATCAAAGCTTTCGCTGATGCAAAAGCAGGTCACGTAGTACAAATAAAAACTCCAGACTTAGGAGGAGTTAACAACATCGCTGATGCAATTCTTTACTGTAACAAAGTTGGAATCGGATCTTACAGTGGAGGAACTTGTAACGAGACTAACAGATCAGCTGAAGTAACTACAAACATTGCTATGGCATGTGGAGCTCTTCAAGTTCTTGCTAAACCAGGAATGGGTGTTGACGAAGGATTCATGATCGTATTCAACGAAATGAGCAGAGTAGAAGCTTTAGTTAACAGAAGAAAGTAA
- the citD gene encoding citrate lyase acyl carrier protein has translation MTINKPVKCGTLESNDIFVMLTPNENGIVIELESVVEKQFGAHIKNVIEDKLKEMGITSVLVKAQDKGALDYTIRARIEGAVKRSY, from the coding sequence ATGACAATAAATAAGCCAGTTAAGTGTGGGACTCTTGAATCAAATGACATATTCGTTATGCTTACTCCAAATGAGAACGGAATAGTTATCGAATTAGAAAGTGTTGTTGAAAAACAATTTGGAGCTCATATCAAAAATGTTATAGAAGATAAATTAAAAGAGATGGGAATTACATCTGTTTTAGTAAAAGCTCAAGATAAAGGGGCTTTAGATTATACAATAAGAGCTAGAATTGAAGGAGCTGTTAAAAGAAGTTATTAA
- a CDS encoding CoA ester lyase, whose product MKLRRTMLFMPGNNPGMLQTADTFGADSVIFDLEDAVALTEKDAARILVTEAMKTMTYGETEVVIRINPLSSPFAMMDIDKMARLKPDAILLPKATPEDMAVLEKELERIEKEEGIEVGTIKVHALVETAYGVETVYETLKTSKRIEAVLLGGEDLAADLAVKRTKDSDELFYARTKLVNACKALKIDVIDTPFTDTNDYEGLTADSRKAKMLGFSGKLAINPRQIDTIHAVYSPTKAEINHALRVMAAKEEAEKEGLGVFSLDGKMVDLPIINRAIQTLEIAEMIGLLD is encoded by the coding sequence GTGAAATTAAGAAGAACAATGTTATTTATGCCTGGAAACAATCCAGGAATGCTTCAAACAGCAGATACTTTTGGAGCAGACTCAGTTATATTTGATTTAGAAGATGCTGTTGCTTTAACAGAAAAAGATGCAGCAAGAATACTAGTAACAGAAGCTATGAAAACAATGACATACGGAGAAACTGAAGTGGTTATAAGAATTAATCCACTATCATCTCCATTTGCAATGATGGATATAGATAAAATGGCAAGATTAAAGCCAGATGCGATATTACTACCAAAAGCAACTCCTGAAGATATGGCAGTTCTTGAAAAAGAGTTAGAGAGAATTGAAAAAGAGGAAGGAATTGAAGTAGGAACTATTAAAGTTCATGCATTAGTAGAGACAGCATATGGAGTAGAAACAGTTTATGAAACTCTAAAAACATCTAAGAGAATTGAAGCAGTTTTATTAGGTGGAGAGGATTTAGCAGCAGATTTAGCAGTAAAAAGAACTAAAGATTCAGATGAGCTATTCTATGCTAGAACAAAACTTGTAAATGCTTGTAAAGCACTAAAAATAGATGTTATTGACACTCCTTTTACAGACACTAATGACTATGAAGGATTAACAGCGGATTCTAGAAAGGCTAAGATGTTAGGTTTTTCTGGGAAGCTAGCTATTAACCCAAGACAGATAGATACAATTCATGCAGTTTATTCTCCTACAAAGGCTGAAATAAACCATGCTTTAAGAGTTATGGCAGCTAAAGAAGAAGCTGAAAAAGAGGGACTTGGAGTATTCTCTTTAGATGGAAAAATGGTAGATCTTCCAATTATAAATAGAGCTATTCAAACTTTAGAGATTGCTGAAATGATTGGATTATTAGATTAA